The genomic DNA ACACACCACACCGTCTTGATTACTATTGATAAGTAGTGAGTCTTAATTTAGGTTGTGTGatacctttctttaaaaaattatgttttcgattattttgctttccatatAAAGTTTAGAATCAGAATGTCTGTAACTATAAAGAATCATGCTGGGATTCTGATAGGAACTGCATTAAATCTATACATCAATTTGAGGACAGTTGATCTTTACTATGGTGCTTCATCACCTCTGTGTACATGATATTCCTCTCCACATACTGAgattcttctttgatttctttcattaaaattttatagttttcagtatacaaccTTTCACTTTTAATTACAATAATAATTGAATACTTTGTTCCAAAGATCAAGATTAGAATAAGCATCCCCATCTCCCACTCCTCTTTTTTTAACATTGTGTGATAGGCATTGGCTAGtacaatagaaaataataatgaaagaaaatacctAAAATGTTTTGTGGTCTTTGGAAGAAAAGACGGTCTTTATTTGCAACTGATtataaaaaatcaaagaaatctatttttaaaaaatgactagaATTACTTAGTTTAATAAAGTCACAGTATACAAGGtcaatgaacaaaaataaaattaaaaatcaactgTGTAATAGCAATAAACAgttgaaaattataaataaattaaattttaaaattagtaccatttataatagcaccaAATGTTAAGACATCTCTCATATATCATAACAAGTAACCCAGTTTTTTTACATGGGTAAAAGATTAAAACAGAGCTTTCACCAAAGAAGAGATATAGATGACAAATCAGCACTTGAAAGGATGCTGAACACAGtcactagagaaatgcaaattaaaataaaaaagaagtaatgCTACACACATATTAGAATGGCTCTTTTTcaaaactgacaataccaaatgctggaaAGGACACAGTGCAAACACAGCTTAAACAcgatgttggtgggaatgcaaaagggTACGGCTATTTTGAAAAAAAGTTTACAGTTTCTTatgaagttaaacatacactaACCACAACACCCAGCAATTCCAATAGTAGgtttttatccaagagaaatgaaaatacatgccCCACAGAAAGCAGTACAAAGATATTTGTAGAAGCTgtactcataattgccaaaaacctAGAATATCCTCAAATGTCTATTATTGAATAAGCAGGTAAAGAAACTGTGGTACATTCACACAGTGGCTGTGTCTGAAAGGACTATGACCAATCCAGGATCTTTATAACCTATCCTTCCTTACTCCTTTTCAACCTTCATTCTTTACTATCCCTCCTTCAACCCTAATGCTTCTTTTCAATTTGACTCAAAGTTTCCTTTAATTGGAAAATGCCTTTACATCATCCTACTGACTCAGTCAAGCAGACAAACTAATTCTTCTGACTGTCAGACATGCTTCTGGGAAACCAAGAACTCCCTTCCTCACTTTCATTAAACAAGGGAGAGGATTTCCAAAGGACACCGTAGCACATAGATGTTCCTTTGGGAGGGCAGCCTGGCCTTAATGAGTCACCTGGTTCCACAAGTCATTTCTGTACAACAAACCCAAGGACCTTTTCCTCAGAGGGGAAATTTGTGTTAGGATATTTGTCATGTTCTATTAGAACTTTCCTTTCCATTCCACCACACACTCAAGGACAGTGACCCTCCTCCTCACAGCATGTATATAACTATATGCCTTGACCAAGGGGAGCATTCAGTGGTTCATATTGTCAAGTATTTAGTCTACAACTATTCATACACAAAGTGGAAAACACCTATTTTATAAAGTTCTCCTTGGAATTCAGCATCAACAATTCTGGCTCTGAAAGGTGAGTGCAATATTCATGGATTTTGTTtacataatataatttttatttgttcaatgagaaatttttttaaaaaagaaactcttTCACCAATACTAGCTCTTGACCCCTGTGAAAACTGGCCTGAGCAAGGGATGAACTGCAAAATAGTGATTCTGGGCACCTAAACCAGGTGCTCAGCAGTCCCCAGGGAAGAGTGGATGTCCTGCAGCAGCCAAGCCACTGCTAAGCTGTAGAACTGAAACTGAAATGGCAATCAGAAAGAAACCTCCTGCGGCTCCAGTTGAATAGGCTCACAGTCCTGCATCTTCTAGTCATCATCAAAAGCTACCCATGCATTGAGGGAAAACATAGTTGAGAGTCAGCGATCCTAACCCAGGTGGGCAAGCAGGAATAGGATACCAAAATGAAGAGCTCTGGAAAGAACCCCAGGTGGAGAGGAAGGGCAGGGCACCAGTCAGTTATCATACCATGCATCTGAATAGCATAGTCCAGAACTAAGAAGGTATTGGATACTGTACTTCTGTCCTCTTTGGGATTTGTGGTCAAAATCTCCTGCCATGTGTTGAAGGAAAAATTATACTTCTCatcaaaaaatcaaatatttgaaaatctaccAACACTTCACTTTTACTTAATGGAAAATAGTTATTTAGCCTTGATGTATGACCAAATACCTTTGGGCACTCTAGTGAGATCACTTCTTTTAATCTCAGGACACAACTGCATTATAGAAAcagttgttcccattttacaaacaaaAACCTTGAGAGTCAGAGAGATTAAGTGCCATGTGTAAGTGTAACAGCTGGCCAGCGGGAGGCCCAGGATCTGAGTTTTCTGTCCCCATGACTGTGCTGTCAGCACAGACTGCAGCTCACGTAGTGTGCACAGCGAATGCAGGGTTGGCTCCACTGAACTCTGCTTGGTCAGAAGACAACGAGCACAGGGCTGCTCCGTTTGGCTCCATTCCTCAGACAAGGGTGTGTTCTGGAGATTACAAAGAGAATTGTGAGGGATCTAAAAAGTATGCCACAGGCAGAATGGCCATAAAAGCTATGGCTGCTTAATTTCAGAAAAGAGAAGACAGTGGAGGTATGCTagctatatttaaatatttcgaAGTTTTTATATAGAGAGGAAGCGGTTTGTACCACTGAACTCATGGGGGAATCATTTGATAAGATTAAaagcagaatttttttaaatgatagggGTAACACCAACAGCAGTAAGCTGCTGTCACTAGAGTAATTTAAATGCACTTCATGAAGAACAATCAAAGAAGAGAtagaacacatttttttaataacCTGAAGGTTATCAACTACTGGTTATTATACCTCTTAATGTATTCAGTCAAAGAACTAAATCCCATTATTGGAAATAATAGATGCTTTCTTATTCTAAAgtaagaaattttttattttttaagaaattaagatATTTTGAAGACATTAGGTCCTAATATTTCTCATTCAtggtaaatttttaaaaccttaaaaaCTGAAATCATGTTGGTAGCAGAGAATTGTGTTTCTATGAAAATAACCAGTAACACTGAGTAGAAAATATCTGAATCATGTTAAAATGACCCTTAAAAGCACAAAATTTGCAAGGAAGCCTATATAGGGAGATACATTTAGAAAAGTAATCAGAGATAGATTATGAAGCTCCATGAATACTATGCTATGGAGTTCGATATATAGTCCATTCAATATTTTAGTGAAAATTcctaaagaaactggaaaatattttattgataatattaagtgaaaatgtaaattacaaaatgaaatataaatatggtTACAAATATGTAAATACTACCTACATATGcccccaaattaaaacaaatcaccGTGGATTTTGAGGTATTGTTAGAATTAAAGATTTGTGAGTCTTTCTTTAATTGGTAATtagatataaaaaaattaaaagaaaatgcatgCAAAAAAGGATTTATAAATCTGTAGGACTTAACTGGAGGGATTTTTATTGAGCTGAAGTTattagaaagaaaattttttttaataatatttgagagaaatattttataattattttcatacTTCGATCTTCTCATTCtgataaatataattttcttttctaatttttcactgAATCTTTAGTAAGCCCTGAAATTATTATATTGTACTGCAGTAATTCCTCTCTGCCTTCTCTCATTGCTTATCATTTATTATGCTTTCCAGGACTGCCTCAGAATACAGGAACTTTGCCTCTATCATGACACAATGGCAAAACATGGAGACAGTACTaaactttttaatgaaaatgtagCCAAGAACTCAACAAACATATGAGCAACACTGAGCACTTGggttttgtattttcattattgcAAATGATGGTGACACACACTTACCTTTACAGCACAGAATATGCTTATTTTCAATTATTGCCTTAAGAAAAATATCTAGGAATgggattattttttaagtttatcatATTTTATTATGTTGCCCTCCTGATGCTTATCCAATTTGTGCAATTACTAGTTCTGATAAAAACTTGTGAACAGTTAAATGTCCACAGTCAGTGGATGACTAATCAAATTAAGGTCTAGTTGCCCAATACATTATCACGCAGatctcaaaaattatttttgaagaatCATAATGTGATAAAATTCTTACACTGAAATGTAAAGTAAAAGTAGCAGTATTAGAAGTTTATCTACAATGTTATAAAAGCCACAGATTCAAAAGAAATCATTCCTGGAAAGAAAGGTACCAAAGTTATAATTGTTGACTTGTGTGATAGTATCCAGATTTGAGAGGAATGTTTCTTTTGAATTTTCAAGTGTTTTTCACCAACAtagttacataatttttatttagaaacaaaataaaccaCTACTTTAATATGCAACTATTATAGACTTGCAGTGCACTAATAGTATCTTCATTGTCTTCCTTCTCTACAAAACCTGGTTTCTCaggacaaagaatttaaaatatattcatctcCAGTTCCTCACAGCCTATTCATTATGTtaatcatgcattcattcatttaacaaattttCCTCCAGCATATTTTATTCCCAAGTACCAGTTATTTGTGATACAGTGGTAAAACACAGTTATTGCAGAGAATATATATTAATTGGGGAGAGTAAAATGTAAATAAGCAAACAACAAAATCATAACCCAGTGTAAACAATGGCAGTCTGGACATCTTCAAAGTCTGACGCCAACACGAAAGCAAGTTACCTGATTAAATCTTAGAAGTCAGAGAAGACCTTGAAGAGGAACGAACTTGAAGGACGAGTGGAAGTCACCCAGGCAATGAGGGTGGGAGGCTGGGAGCCATCCAAGCAGGAGAATAAGGAGCAAAGTCTAGAGAGGGGCAAGTGCACTGAGGGGACTCTAGACAATTCAGGAAGTTTGGATCAGTGCAAGTGTTGGATGGAAATATCAGGAAAGCTAAGCAAAGAATCCCATGTAGGGGATATATCAGAAAATGTGCAGTGTATTGTCCTAAAGAGGTTAGGTTTCATCATGAAAGCTTGAGATGCACTGGAAGACTTAAAGGAATCCTTTTGGTATCACTTATTTTTACTTTGTCAAGAGATCGCTTTGGCATATGTATTGTGAATTATAAGGACACAAGTAGGAAGGCAGTGAGgtaaacagataaatgaaataaaagggaaaaatgactaGAACCTTAACTAAAGTAGGGAGGCTAGGAATGGAagtgagaaaacaaagaaataaaattgggaGGCAAATTTTAGATAGAACCAAGAAGATTTTATTAGACGTGGTACAATGAGGGGAAGAAGGCTAGATAGAATGACTCCCATGCTTCAGACATGAGAGATTGGGTGGCTGGTGGTGTCATTCCATAGATCCAGAATACAGGAAGAGTAGTCCAAGGGAAGGATGAGTTTAATATGGAGGAGGCTGAGTTTGAGGTATTTGTGGGATATGTAACTGGAAACTCCCAGTAGATAATTGAAATAATAGATCTCGACCTTGGGAGTGTGATCTGTCTAGGAGTCAAGGATGTAgaggtgttttaaaataaatagtagATAAAGATTATAACTGAAATCTCTGTGAGGTTGAATCATTCTCCTTgtatgcaaagagaaaaaaaggcaaagaaaatgtCCTGTACAGCACCATATTCACAGGCTGGCAGAGGAAGAAATCACTGTGAATGAGTATGTGGAATACAAAAAAGGAAACCTAAGTGTAAAACAAATTAATATTCCCATTTCCCTCAACAGGAGCAATTCATGGGAGATGGAAGTTGTAAATTGCACCACTGTGACAGAGTTCATCATTTTGGGGTTAACAGAGGATGCTACACTTTGTGTCATCTTCTTTGTGATATTTCTAGGAGTCTATGTTGTCACCTTAGCAGGCAATATCAGCATAATTACATTAATACGCAGCTGTTCCCAGCTTCACACCCCCATGTACCTCTTCCTCAGCCACCTGGCCTTTGTGGACATCGGGTACTCCACATCAGTCACACCTGTCATGCTCATAGGGTTCCTTGGGCGTGGTGTGGCCCTCCCTCTTGCTGGCTGTGAAGCCCAGCTCTGCTCTGTGGTCATGTTTGGGACAGCCGAGTGCTTCCTGCTGGCtgccatggcctatgaccgctatgtggccatctgcttgCCCTTGCTGTACTCCACCCACATGTCCCCCAGAGTCTGTATCCTCTTGGTGGGGGCTTCCTACCTGGGTGGGTGTGTGAATGCCGGGACATTTATTAGTTGTTTATTGAGTCTGTCTTTCTGTGGGCCAAATCATGTAGACCACTTTTTCTGTGATTTCTCCCCTTTGTTGAAACTTTCCTGCTCAGATATCTCCATTATTGAAATTATCCCTTCCATCTCATCTGGAACCATCATTGTGGTTACAGTATTTGTCATAGCTCTTTCTTACATCTGCATCCTCTTTGCTATCCTGAAGATGCGCTCCACTGAAGGGCGCcacaaggccttctccacctgcacCTCTCACCTCACTGCAGTTACCCTCTACTACGGAACTATTACCTTCATTTACGTCATGCCAAAATCCAGCTATTCAACTGGCCAGAACAGAGTGGTGTCTCTGTTCTACACAGTGGTGATTCCCATGCTGAATCCCCTCATCTACAGTCTGAGGAACAGAGATGTGAAGGAGGCACTGAGAAAGGCAACTGTCAGAATATATTCTTAGGGTCCATTCTTACTATTTCAGATGACCTGAGTTTTTACTCACCAGTATCACATGTAGGCCCTTCCAAATGCTGTTTAACTGATTGCTTAAATTCAAATCACACTTCTCTCACTTTCCTATACCTGTAAACCAGTTGAGAGACACCTTGAAATCAGTAATAATAAAAGTAGTAACAATCACCATTATTAACACCTGTAGGTGCCAagcactttttctttattttggaaacATTGATTTACACTTACTATGCGACAGGCCCTATTCTAAATGTATTGCATATATTAACTGGTTTATTCCTCAAAAAATCCTATGAAATAGtactattatttctattttacaaagaAATCTACAAAGTAAATTGCCCAAAATCATGCAGCTAGGAAACTTTGGGACCAGGGCTGGAATCCAGAAGGTCTGAGTCCAAAACCACTTTGCTTTTCCGTTTAATTTTCACAGCAATATCCATGATGCTGGCATTTTAAATTTAcctcagtttacagatgagaatacTGAGTCTTAGAGAGATCTAAGAGTTTGGAGAGATGTGAACTCACTCCTCTAATTCTAGAGGAATCAAGTCCTCTGATTCTGCATGCTTATCCTATACTATAATGCCACAATTCATCTAATGACTTTAGCACTGTTACTGATCTAGGGAATTGAGCAGGGTAATCAGGCCTAAATTTTTACTGTACATCAGTCTTTTGAACAAACGCTACTCCCAAAAAGGTCTATTTTGTCAAGATTCCCCAAAATGAGGTTGAGGATGGGAAAACTGGGCTGATTCTCATCTCTTAGGAAACCTGAACACCACAAACACATGATTTGACTGGAAGTCTATCCATGTTTAAACACATGTTGAAAACACATCACCCCATTACAGTCTTCTTTATTTGTAGGAATTGAGAAGGGTATCTTGAAATTAAACCTAAGCATTGCAATTAATGTGTAACAACAATTATAGTCCTATAGTCTAGAGAGATTAAGAAATTAGAACATATAAAAAACATTAGAAATGTTgtcaaaaattgtatttttatacaaaTGCATTTCTTGGGTAGTGATCTACTCTCATTTACATCATTATCATGAGTCTGGAAAGAGTGAAGAAAGATTTTCTAGAGTACAGGAACTCCCAGCCCAAAGCAAATACTGAGACAACTGCTGGGAGTCTGAAAGCAAGACTTAGATCATAGAGTTCTCTTCTCAGTGCAGTGGGGTGAGAGGAGTGAGGACTgggagataaaaggaaaaaatctaaCGAAATACTAAATACTTATAGTAGGCTTTTAAGTAAAAATGTAGAGTATCTATAAtaatattgcaaattatagaTATAAAATACAGAGCAAAGTCTGAAAGATAACAAGTATAATTTAAACATGTGACATGATTAAATAATAGGTAATGGAATACTGTTGCTTTACTCacaacacttctgacaccaaatgtaTGGTGTTTTTTTCCCCATGCCAACCAGTTGGAAAACCTATTTTCTAAATATCTAAGCATCAATTTGGCACCTTATTCTTCAATTCAGTCATGACACTATCTGGAGGTAGTATGAGACTTCAAAGGTTTAAAAGCTGAGTCCCCCCATTTCAGACACCAGTTGCAAGTAAGAGTCCCCTGGGTACCCACACTTCTGTCCAACTTGGCTACAGAGTCAGTTCCCACAACCCTTTCCCAGGTTTGATAATTTATTGAAATGGCTCAAAATAGTTCATGTTAACACTTAACttacatttactgattttttatAAAAAGTATTACAAAGGATGCAAATTAAGAGCCAGATGCAGACATACATGGTATGAGGTCTGGAAGGGTCACCATGAAAATGGAGTGCACCGCCCTCCTGAACATGGATGTGTTCACCAACTTGGAAGCTGTCCACCCatagtttagggttttttatggagGCTACATAATTGATATTAACTCAATGTCCAACCTCTCTCTTCTCCctgaagaataggggtatggggCAGAaagttccaagcttctaatcataaTTGGTCTTCCTattgaccagcccccatcctgaagCCATCCAGGAACACACTGAGAGTctcctcattagaacaaaaaatgCTCCTATCACCcaataaattccaagagattcaggagctctgtgccagggacCAGGAACAAAGACTAAATATTAGAGCAAAAGATGCTCCTAACACCCCTGTCACTAGGAAATTACAAGGGATTTAGGAACTCTGTGTCAGGAACTCAGGGTAGAGACCAGAGATATATTTCTATTACATCCACCCCCTGGTATGTGGCTACAGACCTCAAAGCAAAATGATCATAAAAGTCCAAACATACTGGCATATTACTAGACTCCCATTTAGTCATTAATAATTGCTCAGCCCATCGTCATATAATGGAAGTATCTCCAAAGGTGAAGCTATTCCAGTTTGCAGGTTTCCATTTGATCTTGTCCAGATCTAAAAGCAGGAGTGGTCTCACCAATGTATGGCTTCACCCTTTCAGGCATCTGGCATGATTGAGCTAAGAGACAGTATCATCTCTTACTGTGAGCTTCTTTTGAGCTATTaatattggaattttgataaagaGCATTTCCAGCTGCCCTGTAAAACATTCCAGGTGTATCCTGACTCCCATGACAGCTCATAACTCTTGTTATATGAACTCTAAAGTCCTGAATATAAAAACTAGCTTCCCTCTGCACACTTTGGATGCATATGCTAGTTGGCAGGTCTTCTGTATTTTACCTCAGGTATCATTTGAGCTTTGCTATCTGGGAATTAATTTGAATCAAAGACGAGTGGCAAACATTAATTTCCAATCTGTTAAGTGTTGTATATACCTCTGGGCATGTTTAGAAGTAATTCAGAAGGTAGGGGAGAAAACTTCAAACACTGAAAATTTCCTGCCACTTTGACCTCAAATCCTATGAGGAATATTTGATCAAGACCTtgtagtcatttttttaaaattttgttatcattaatctacaattgcacaaagaacattatgtttactaggctccccccttcaccaagtcccctccacaccccattacagtcactgtccatcagcgaagtaagatgctgtagaatcactacttgtcttcactgtgttgcacagccctccgcaTGCCCCCCCatatgctaattatacatgctaattgaaataccccctttcttcttccccgcccttatccctcccttcccacccatcctccctagtccctttccctttgataactgttagtccattcttgggttctgtgattctgctgctgttttgttccttcagttttttctttgttcttatattccacatatgagtgaaatcatttcatacttgtttttctctgcctggcttatttcactgagcataataccctctagctccatccatgttgttgcaaatggtaggatttgttttcttcttatggctgaataatattccattgtgtatatgtaccacatcttctttatccattcatctactgatggacatttaggttgcttccatttcttggctattgtaaatagtgctgcgataaacataggggtgcatctgtcttattcagattgggctgctgcattcttagcataaattcctagaagtggaattcctgggtcaaatagtatgtctattttgagcctttttgaggaacctccatactgctgtccacaatggttgaactaatttatgttcccaccagcagtgtaggagggttcccctttctccacaacctcgccaacatgtgttgttgtttgtcttttggatggtggagatccttactggtgtgaggtgatatctcattgtggttttaatttgcatttctctgatgactagggatgtggagcatcttttcatgtgtctgttggccatctgaaattcttctctggagaactgtctgttcagctcctctgaccattttttaattggattatttactttttgtttattgaggtgcgtgagctctttatatattttggatgtcaacccttcatcggatctgccatttatgaatatattctcccatactgtagggtacatttttgctctattgatggtgtcctttgctgtacagaagtttttcactttgatatagtcccacttgttaatttttgcttttgtttcccttgcccagggagatatgttcatgaagaagttgctcatgtttatgtccaagagatttttgcctatgtttttttctaagagttttatggtttcatgacttacattcaggtctttgatccatttcgaatttgcttttgtgtatggggttagacagtgatccagtttcattctcttacacatagttgtccagttttgccagtaccatctgttgaagagactgtcatttccccattgtatgtccatggctcctttatcatatatcaattgaccatatatgtttggattaatgtctggagtctctattctgttccacttctctgtggttctgttcttgtgccagtaccaaattgtcttgattactgtggctttgtagtagagc from Manis pentadactyla isolate mManPen7 chromosome 9, mManPen7.hap1, whole genome shotgun sequence includes the following:
- the LOC118914465 gene encoding olfactory receptor 491-like; its protein translation is MEVVNCTTVTEFIILGLTEDATLCVIFFVIFLGVYVVTLAGNISIITLIRSCSQLHTPMYLFLSHLAFVDIGYSTSVTPVMLIGFLGRGVALPLAGCEAQLCSVVMFGTAECFLLAAMAYDRYVAICLPLLYSTHMSPRVCILLVGASYLGGCVNAGTFISCLLSLSFCGPNHVDHFFCDFSPLLKLSCSDISIIEIIPSISSGTIIVVTVFVIALSYICILFAILKMRSTEGRHKAFSTCTSHLTAVTLYYGTITFIYVMPKSSYSTGQNRVVSLFYTVVIPMLNPLIYSLRNRDVKEALRKATVRIYS